Part of the Phragmites australis chromosome 23, lpPhrAust1.1, whole genome shotgun sequence genome is shown below.
CGCTTAGTCCCACTCCACCCCGAGCCTGCCTTGCATCGCCACCGTCACCTAACCCCTCTCTGCCCTGAGTCGCACACATGCCGCTGTCCAACCCCAATCCTTATTGGCGCCGAGCACCTTCTCGCCCCGCCCTGCACCACCGCCCTCCCTGCCACCCTTGGGTATACCTGCGGGTAATGGGTACTCGCGGATGATAGATTTGATCCCCGTTATTTATCCACGTGCGTTCGCGGGTATACCCATAGACGATGCAAAAACTGGTGGGTACGAATATGGATAAGCACTACCTGTATCCGCTACACCCAGTTGTCATCCCTAATTGGAAGATttaaacttatttttttaaaagttgatCATTTATAGCTTTAGAATTTTTTAGAGTAAGTTTGTAAACAATTTAGTGGTCTTTGATTGatatatcttatttttattttaaattaaacataaatacttaaattactctattttatctgttaaattttaaatttcatataaaattttaaacTGGAACTACATCAAACATAGTACATACCCTGTATCCCCAACAATGCGAAGCCTTTGTGTGTGCACGCCCGGTGTGAGCGTAGTGGCGGCAAAAACTATCTCCCACTTGGTCCGTATATACCAATGGCATCAAACCCATCCCGCTGACTCGCGGGCCCAGCGGCCCTTATCCTGCGCCCCAATTTCCCACCGTCCGATCCAATCCCgacggcctcggcgcctccgtcTCCGCTATAAAGTGATGCCCGGGGAGGCCTCGTCTTCTTCGTGCTTTCGCAGAGGTGGGTTGgcttctcctccccctccggtTCGGttcggttcttctggtccggttCGGTTCGGTTCgtgggagagaggaagggatGGCGGGGTCGGATGTTGAGTACCGCTGCTTCGTGGGCGGCCTTGCCTGGGCCACCAACGACGACTCCCTCCATGCCGCCTTCAGCCCCTTCGGCGAGGTCCTGGAGTCCAAGGTCCATAGATCCTTGTTACCTGTGTTACTTGCTCTTGGTTTCTGTTTGTTGATTTTCCTGATCCATTTGgtgggaaaaaaaatgaaaattttgaaagaaaGATCCAAGGAAGTTTCCAGATCTGTGGTGGATTCGGTTTGGTAGGTGGTTCTGTGAGGTACATCTGGAGGTTTCTGACATGGTTATGGCTTGTGCGTTGCAGATCATCCAAGATCGTGAGACTGGGAGGTCGCGCGGGTTCGGCTTCGTCACCTTCTCGAACGAGCAGGCGATGCGCGATGCCATCGAGGGGATGAACGGCAAGGAGCTGGACGGCCGCAGTATCACCGTCAACGAAGCCCAGTCACGTGGCGGccgctccggcggcggcggcggcggctacggCGGGAGCCGCGAGGGCGGTGGAGGCTACGGCGGTGGTGGAGGCTACGGCGGTGGCTACGGCGGTGGTGGAGGCTACGGCGGGCGCCGCGAGGGCGggtacggcggcggcggcgggtacgGCGGCAGTCGCGGCGGGTACGGCAACTCCGACGGGAACTGGAGGAGCTGAGCGGTGGGGCCCTCGCGGCCAAGTTATCTTGTTATCGCTACTGCTATCCGAGCTATCTTGTCGTGTCGTCCAGTGTCCTATGTTGTTTGTTTCGTGTGGTTGCCATCTGTGTTTTTGATCGCAAGTTCGCTCCTTTGATTAGTTGTTGTGTTCCGATGAACAAGTCTCGCGAGTGTTGGTCTTGATGCTATCCTCATCCTGATCCCATGAACTGGGTAGGGATGTTATCGTCGTGAAACCTGTTACCTTTTTCAGTTAATCAGACAGAAAAAAGTGCTACTTGGTGCTGCAAATGATTGTCCTGTCAGCTGTTCAGTATCCTTTGATTGTGAATCATCTTCTGAGTGCTAAAAAGAACACTTAGAATTCCTTTTGATTGTGAGTGATATTCTGATTGCTAAAGAACACCGAGTTTATTTTGGTTTGTCAATGATGTTCTTCTGGTTGCTAAAGGACACGTAAAGTTGAAGTGCTGTGCCAGGAAAAAGTTGCCGCTAATCATCGCAAATCCAGGGAAAAAGTGCTGCCGGTCTCTGATTACAGTCGTATGTATGTGGTGAAAACTTGGGTTGTTCTGTCACTATGCATTTCAATCTCAAGTCCCAGCAACACTGAACTCGAGATATCGCACAGATGCCACCAGAAAGACTGAATCTGGCAAGGTTCAGTCGAGGACGTAGATGCGAGAGGCGACGTCTTGAACGAGCCAATCGAAACCCTGAAGCAGCCCTTCGCCGGTGTAGGCGCTGCAGCCAATGATTTGCCAGTGCCGGCTTTTCTCCATGGCTTCCAGATCCAGAACCTGAAAGACCACAACAACCAAATCAGAACAAGCATTCAGTATCGCACGTGCTGCTTGTCGCATCTCAAGGTTCAACTCTGGTGGCTCAACTAACTTTTGTTAGATTTGAGAATCTTAGCGAGCACAGCTGAAGTGAGCCGTTATTTGATTCTAAATGCATACAAGTACATATAAAATACGAACTTTATAAACGCCACCAGAAGAACGAGTACCTTGGCGATTTCTGCAGGTTTCAGAGCGCCCTGAATGTCTTGCTTATTTGCAAAGACCAACAATGACGCTCCAGCTAGTCTCTGCAATCAAGATTGCACTTCATAAGACTCGTATAACAGTAATCGAGCGATATAACATATAGGCTAAGTACAGGCATGCTAATTGCTATATAATCTGCATGGCAGTCTCAAATATTTCAGCTCTCAAGGGTGTGCAACAATCCTGGGTGATGGTGAACGATAACCAAGATAAACATCATCTGTGCTAGGTTTTCAGGTAACTTCACATGTACTGAACAACATGTTTTGAAGCTAATTGCCAGTATTATTTACCTCTTCTTTCAAGAGATTGTGGAGTTCTGCACGGCAGTCATCAAGCCTTCGCACATCAGAGCTATCAACTACCCAAACTAGTCCATCAGTCTGCTCAAAGTAGTTCCTCCAATATGAGCGGATCGTCTTCTGCCCACCGATGTCCCATATGTTCAACGAGTACCTGACACAATCATCATATCATCAATCCCAAGAATTTGTTACCTCGTCATTACTGTGCTAAAGGCATTATTTTGTCACCGTGAATTTCAAGCAGTAGTTGAAATTTTGGCGAAACTAGGTGCAGTAAGCTGAACACGAGTATGAACCACGACTGAGCTGTTTTTAGAGGAAAGCACCAACTAAGCATACTTTGCTcacctttcaaaaaaaaagtataCTTTGCTCATGAGGTCATGCTGACTGATCTACACAGGGTGTGGAAAGAACTTCCCAATTGATGACTATCAGGACATGCCTACCATTTCAAGGGTAAATATTGCACTATAGTGTATCTAAGAATTGTGCACTTGACTCCTAGAAGACCAGAACCTGGGACTGCACTGCTTCCATGCACACTTGGCACATTGTACTTTATGTTGACATTAATGtcaaaaatacaattttgaTGCTTCAAGACCAAACTATCAAAATGTTCACCGATCATTTCATCTCTTGGTAAATGTGGTTTTAGGTTAGAACCGTTAAACAAATATCTATGCCTCCGCTGGACAACCTTCATTTCGTTTCTATAAACCACAATGAGCCAGTGCTACTCAATCAGCAAAAAGGGTAAGGCTTCGAAACTCTCAGCTGCAAGCCTGCGACTCTAACACTTTCTGTTTGGCTGGCCGCAGGAGTGTATGTTTTTCTCGTGCATCTGTTGAAATTAGACTGCCGCATCACTAAATTAACAAATCAGAAGGTTACATAACAAAAATGTCATGAAAAATTAGACTAGTGTGCCCTGGAGATTTTTAAAAAGCAAAACCTAGGAGAGTTCAGGAAATGATCCAATTTAGGTCATCCTTAAGAATGGTTTACCAATTATATTacacaaattcaaaattcaatcTACTATGGTTAGTCTAACATTGCATTTGCAGGGATTCTTATGTTATGAAATCCTTCAGAACACTTGTGGTAAATACAGTGTCAATTTTCTTGTCTACCATAGCATTAAATGATCTAACCAAGAAATATTTTTTGTGCTCACACTTTGCCTGCTAATTAAACAGAAAAAGAAATGCATACTTTTGATACTTGATGGTCTTGATGTTGAAGCCAAGGGTGGGGCTGATGACACTGGTGTCCTCCCCATTGATCTTCAGCACAATTGTTGTCTTACCTGAGTTGTCCAGGCCCCTGGAAATTATCACACCACTTAATCCTCAAAAACGGAAAATAAAATCAAGATAAACACGAACCAACAACTGGATAATACAAACCCTTGAATGaaggaaacaagaaaagaaaaagactgAATGGCAATCCAAGAAGAATGAAGGGAAAACAAGAC
Proteins encoded:
- the LOC133906213 gene encoding glycine-rich RNA-binding, abscisic acid-inducible protein-like isoform X2 produces the protein MAGSDVEYRCFVGGLAWATNDDSLHAAFSPFGEVLESKIIQDRETGRSRGFGFVTFSNEQAMRDAIEGMNGKELDGRSITVNEAQSRGGRSGGGGYGGGGGYGGGYGGGGGYGGRREGGYGGGGGYGGSRGGYGNSDGNWRS
- the LOC133906213 gene encoding glycine-rich RNA-binding, abscisic acid-inducible protein-like isoform X1; this encodes MAGSDVEYRCFVGGLAWATNDDSLHAAFSPFGEVLESKIIQDRETGRSRGFGFVTFSNEQAMRDAIEGMNGKELDGRSITVNEAQSRGGRSGGGGGGYGGSREGGGGYGGGGGYGGGYGGGGGYGGRREGGYGGGGGYGGSRGGYGNSDGNWRS
- the LOC133906212 gene encoding ADP-ribosylation factor-like protein 2, yielding MGLLSVIRKIKRKEKEMRILMVGLDNSGKTTIVLKINGEDTSVISPTLGFNIKTIKYQKYSLNIWDIGGQKTIRSYWRNYFEQTDGLVWVVDSSDVRRLDDCRAELHNLLKEERLAGASLLVFANKQDIQGALKPAEIAKVLDLEAMEKSRHWQIIGCSAYTGEGLLQGFDWLVQDVASRIYVLD